The following coding sequences are from one Halorubrum sp. BOL3-1 window:
- the aglM gene encoding UDP-glucose 6-dehydrogenase AglM, whose protein sequence is MKISIIGSGYVGTTVAACFADLGHDVVNIDIDEAIVETINDGDAPIHEEGLPELVADHAGPDGTGRLHATTDYDAVLDTDVTFLCLPTPQNDDGSIDLSIMEAGAKQLGATLADKPDWHTVVVKSTVVPGSIEETITPILEAESGKTAGEEFGIGMNPEFLREGTAVHDFLNPDKVVLGADDERALATMHEVFDPLVSQADAPVVETDTRTAEMIKYANNAFLASKISLINDIGNICKEFGIDAYEVADAIGLDDRIGEQFLRSGVGWGGSCFPKDTHAIISAAEEQDYEPIVLKSAVELNDRQPERLLDLLDGHVDVAGERVAVLGLAFKPGTDDVRNSRAIPVIEGLRERDAEVVAYDPVATANMREHFPDIEYADSAVTALEGTHGAVVVTDWDEFAALDGEFDAMADSVVVDGRRIIDRREGITYEGLTW, encoded by the coding sequence ATGAAGATCAGCATCATCGGCAGCGGCTACGTCGGGACGACCGTCGCGGCCTGTTTCGCCGACCTCGGCCACGACGTCGTCAACATCGACATCGACGAGGCGATCGTCGAGACGATCAACGACGGCGACGCCCCCATCCACGAGGAGGGGCTCCCCGAGCTCGTCGCGGACCACGCCGGCCCGGACGGCACCGGGCGGCTCCACGCGACCACCGACTACGACGCCGTCCTCGACACCGACGTGACGTTCCTCTGTCTGCCGACGCCCCAGAACGACGACGGCAGCATCGATCTCTCGATCATGGAGGCGGGCGCAAAGCAACTCGGAGCCACCCTCGCCGACAAGCCGGACTGGCACACCGTCGTCGTCAAGAGCACGGTCGTTCCCGGCTCCATCGAGGAGACGATCACGCCGATCCTCGAAGCGGAGAGCGGGAAGACCGCCGGCGAGGAGTTCGGTATCGGAATGAACCCGGAGTTCCTGCGAGAGGGAACCGCAGTCCACGACTTCCTGAACCCGGACAAGGTCGTGCTCGGCGCCGACGACGAGCGCGCGCTCGCGACCATGCACGAGGTCTTCGATCCGCTGGTCTCGCAGGCCGACGCGCCGGTCGTCGAGACCGACACGCGGACCGCGGAGATGATCAAGTACGCGAACAACGCGTTCCTCGCGAGCAAGATCAGCCTCATCAACGACATCGGGAACATCTGCAAGGAGTTCGGCATCGACGCCTACGAGGTCGCGGACGCGATCGGCTTAGACGACCGCATCGGCGAGCAGTTCCTCCGGTCCGGCGTCGGGTGGGGAGGCTCATGTTTCCCGAAGGACACCCACGCAATTATCTCGGCCGCCGAGGAGCAAGACTACGAGCCGATCGTCCTCAAGTCTGCCGTCGAACTCAACGACCGCCAACCCGAGCGCCTCCTCGACCTGCTCGACGGCCACGTCGACGTCGCCGGCGAGCGCGTGGCCGTCCTCGGACTCGCGTTCAAGCCCGGCACCGACGACGTGCGGAACTCCCGCGCGATCCCGGTGATCGAGGGGCTTCGCGAGCGTGACGCCGAAGTGGTCGCCTACGACCCCGTGGCGACCGCGAACATGCGCGAGCACTTCCCCGACATCGAGTACGCCGACTCCGCGGTGACTGCCCTCGAAGGGACGCACGGCGCCGTCGTGGTCACCGACTGGGACGAGTTCGCCGCGCTCGACGGCGAGTTCGACGCGATGGCCGACTCGGTCGTCGTCGACGGACGACGAATTATTGATCGTCGCGAGGGCATCACCTACGAGGGGCTTACCTGGTAG
- a CDS encoding ArsR family transcriptional regulator, giving the protein MPTDRPPEEFDLAAGFETDLESEPADERVYRVSLQLYDPAGVSAIAERASCAPDTARRHLERLADIGVVEAVSESPLTYARNESYFEWRRRNRLEKQSQTELRDRLAELTTREAAFRERFDAESPAAVDAVDHADYDDLDDIWLALSEWHTVREQIERLEAVRRDRDSDPSVEENAA; this is encoded by the coding sequence ATGCCCACAGACCGGCCGCCCGAGGAGTTTGACCTCGCGGCGGGGTTCGAAACGGATCTCGAATCTGAACCTGCAGACGAGCGGGTGTACCGGGTCAGCCTCCAGCTGTACGACCCTGCCGGCGTGTCGGCGATCGCGGAGCGCGCCTCGTGTGCCCCGGACACGGCTCGGCGGCACCTCGAACGGCTCGCCGACATCGGCGTCGTCGAAGCCGTCTCCGAGTCCCCGCTCACGTACGCCCGGAACGAGTCGTACTTCGAGTGGCGACGCCGAAACCGCCTCGAGAAGCAGTCACAAACCGAACTCCGTGATCGCCTCGCCGAGCTCACCACGCGCGAGGCGGCGTTTCGGGAGCGGTTCGACGCGGAGTCGCCCGCGGCGGTGGATGCCGTCGATCACGCCGATTACGACGATCTCGACGATATCTGGCTCGCGTTGAGCGAGTGGCACACGGTCAGAGAGCAGATTGAGCGACTGGAGGCCGTGCGGCGGGACCGCGACTCCGACCCGTCAGTCGAGGAGAACGCGGCGTGA
- a CDS encoding winged helix-turn-helix domain-containing protein, protein MSNQPRTDRTEMATVRDEYPSGLRVLMQNESVGYMIDALMDMPGTAFSKSSLADKAGVSRQSVHTHITLLVNLGIVKEVDETDPVEYTLNDGDEIIRLLHRLEGVVNRRLNPKVDD, encoded by the coding sequence ATGTCGAATCAACCACGAACCGACCGAACAGAGATGGCAACCGTGCGTGACGAGTATCCATCGGGGCTGCGTGTGCTTATGCAAAACGAGAGTGTCGGATACATGATTGATGCGCTCATGGATATGCCTGGCACTGCGTTCAGTAAATCCAGTTTAGCTGACAAAGCTGGTGTCAGTCGACAGTCTGTTCATACGCATATCACACTTCTTGTCAATCTTGGAATCGTGAAAGAAGTAGATGAAACGGATCCAGTTGAGTACACGCTCAACGATGGCGACGAAATCATTCGGTTACTTCATCGTCTCGAAGGAGTAGTGAATAGACGGCTCAATCCGAAAGTCGACGACTGA
- a CDS encoding AbrB/MazE/SpoVT family DNA-binding domain-containing protein, with protein MGQMECYPKLRQRGVVTIPEEVRDGLELEKGDQLKLTVEKLD; from the coding sequence ATGGGACAGATGGAATGCTACCCAAAACTACGACAACGGGGTGTCGTCACGATCCCAGAAGAGGTCCGAGACGGCCTTGAACTGGAGAAAGGCGACCAACTGAAACTCACCGTCGAAAAACTTGACTAA
- a CDS encoding RNA-guided endonuclease TnpB family protein, whose protein sequence is MKHTLRFRAYLPDNVASEAWHQINILRQIRNHAVRDYYNSDYNDRPSEYDQHGKLTMWANQWPTFTEPSQHAAQQAISQIYTDLETLQERRNKGYNVGRLQWQGAGEFRSVSYNQPRRWNVDHNTGDGRFVRLRLEKIGWFKIRAERDVPPAEDIDEVILKKETTGEWHVSLVTTVEDTPEKPSPDEIEPKDCVGVDLGITSYIHTSENLSVDTLDLSDEYDRYAREQRKLDRKEHGSANWEKQRQQVAQTKRKIKRKMRDYQHKLTTWLVQEYDIVAVEDLDVKPMLETTQNAKNKQDAAWSRFIELLEYKGELYGTHVETVEPRGTTKECSVCGVETAKPIWVREHSCPACGHTEDRDLNAAKNILNRGLKQLGAGRSESTPVQTALPTFTPQREAVDAKRVVEAGSPGA, encoded by the coding sequence GTGAAACACACGCTTCGCTTCCGCGCGTACCTGCCCGACAACGTGGCAAGCGAAGCGTGGCACCAGATCAATATCCTTCGGCAGATTCGCAACCACGCCGTCCGAGACTACTATAACTCGGACTACAACGACCGCCCATCAGAGTACGACCAACACGGCAAACTCACCATGTGGGCAAACCAGTGGCCGACCTTTACAGAACCATCACAACACGCCGCTCAACAAGCCATCAGCCAGATATATACCGATCTGGAAACACTACAAGAACGTCGAAATAAAGGCTACAACGTCGGGCGGTTGCAGTGGCAAGGTGCGGGCGAGTTTCGGTCAGTGTCGTACAATCAACCCCGTCGCTGGAACGTAGATCACAACACGGGCGACGGCCGATTCGTGCGACTCCGACTCGAAAAGATTGGTTGGTTCAAAATCCGGGCAGAACGCGACGTTCCACCAGCAGAGGACATTGACGAGGTCATCCTCAAGAAAGAGACAACGGGCGAATGGCACGTGTCACTGGTAACTACTGTAGAAGACACACCCGAGAAGCCGTCACCAGATGAGATTGAACCCAAAGACTGTGTGGGTGTTGACCTCGGCATCACCAGCTACATCCACACGTCTGAAAACCTGTCCGTAGATACGTTAGATTTGTCCGACGAGTATGACCGCTACGCACGCGAACAGCGGAAACTCGACCGGAAAGAACACGGCTCTGCCAACTGGGAGAAACAACGCCAACAGGTAGCCCAAACCAAACGGAAAATCAAGCGGAAGATGCGTGACTACCAGCACAAGCTGACGACGTGGCTCGTCCAAGAATACGATATTGTTGCCGTCGAAGACTTGGATGTAAAGCCGATGCTGGAAACTACCCAGAACGCCAAGAACAAGCAAGACGCCGCGTGGTCGCGGTTCATCGAACTACTGGAGTACAAGGGTGAATTGTACGGCACCCATGTTGAGACAGTCGAACCTCGTGGGACGACGAAAGAGTGTTCGGTTTGTGGTGTCGAAACGGCGAAGCCGATCTGGGTACGCGAGCATTCGTGTCCAGCGTGCGGACACACGGAAGACCGCGATCTCAATGCGGCGAAGAATATTCTCAATCGTGGTTTGAAGCAGTTAGGGGCGGGACGCTCCGAATCAACGCCTGTGCAGACTGCGCTCCCTACGTTCACCCCTCAGCGGGAGGCTGTGGATGCAAAGCGCGTCGTTGAAGCAGGAAGCCCCGGGGCTTGA
- a CDS encoding helix-turn-helix domain-containing protein, translating to MGGGEARHVGVCSVRELSRELDRDKAQVSRDLAALAEHGIIQYEEDGRAKKPRLTQEHLVVEPVV from the coding sequence GTGGGCGGGGGTGAAGCGCGTCACGTCGGCGTGTGTTCAGTCCGCGAACTCAGCCGTGAGCTAGATCGGGACAAAGCACAAGTGAGCCGAGATCTCGCCGCCCTCGCAGAGCACGGCATCATTCAGTACGAGGAGGATGGTCGGGCGAAGAAGCCCCGGCTCACGCAGGAGCATTTGGTCGTTGAACCCGTGGTCTAA
- a CDS encoding type IV toxin-antitoxin system AbiEi family antitoxin, translating into MERTNNEETQRKSLSTRESQALSQLASENRHVISIGDIVDVLDIPRKSAKDMAYALKEKGWLERIAHGKYLILPLAAGGNPVYTEHEYVIASALVEPMYIGYWSALNHHGLTEQLSRTVYIVTTARTQERDIHGVTYRPVTVTEQKFFGYQPTAVGSNQVNISSIEKTLVDCADHPDFCGGSSELAKAMQNAVDTRCSWDRVVEYLRRVENGAATKRLVYLADQLNIDLPEYDELVENFTTGYPLLDPTREATGTRDSAYQLRLNVAPELFLPDDVS; encoded by the coding sequence ATGGAGCGCACAAATAACGAGGAAACTCAACGCAAAAGCCTGTCGACGCGTGAGTCGCAGGCATTGTCACAGCTCGCAAGCGAGAATCGGCACGTCATCAGTATCGGTGACATCGTGGACGTGCTTGATATTCCGCGGAAGTCGGCGAAAGACATGGCGTATGCGCTCAAGGAGAAAGGGTGGCTAGAGCGGATCGCACACGGGAAGTACCTTATTTTGCCGCTCGCTGCGGGCGGGAACCCTGTGTATACCGAACATGAGTACGTGATCGCGTCAGCGCTCGTGGAGCCGATGTACATCGGGTACTGGAGCGCGTTGAATCACCACGGGCTGACAGAACAGCTGTCCCGCACGGTGTACATCGTGACGACAGCGCGCACTCAGGAGCGTGACATCCACGGGGTCACGTACCGTCCGGTAACGGTCACGGAGCAGAAGTTCTTCGGCTATCAACCGACGGCAGTCGGGTCGAACCAGGTGAACATTTCGAGTATCGAGAAGACGCTGGTCGATTGTGCCGACCACCCGGATTTCTGCGGGGGTAGCAGTGAACTTGCAAAGGCAATGCAGAACGCCGTTGACACGCGGTGTTCGTGGGATCGAGTCGTCGAGTACCTACGGCGAGTCGAAAACGGTGCCGCCACGAAACGACTCGTGTATCTCGCCGACCAGTTGAACATCGACCTTCCTGAGTACGACGAGCTCGTTGAGAATTTCACGACTGGATATCCGCTGCTTGATCCGACGCGAGAAGCGACAGGCACCCGCGACAGCGCGTACCAACTCCGTCTGAACGTCGCTCCTGAATTGTTCCTCCCGGATGATGTCTCATGA
- a CDS encoding helix-turn-helix domain-containing protein, translating into MAHSPPRSGRPPIQHLQTVVDLLETPSLARIYAHVLQDGPVTVADIVDELDIPQGTAYDYVQKLEVAGLVGKTCDQRPYEYDGESLSLTLSTDGETQTITPALIAAVARRDKNEDIDVYIERHGLDGLAVALEYAEEYVDGTVTHRIAARELDLSPLEAEIILQALEPVATEYADAAV; encoded by the coding sequence ATGGCACACTCACCACCTCGATCAGGTCGGCCACCCATTCAGCACCTCCAGACCGTCGTTGACCTGCTTGAAACGCCTTCACTCGCTCGGATTTACGCCCATGTCCTACAGGATGGGCCTGTGACAGTCGCCGATATCGTTGACGAATTAGACATCCCGCAGGGGACAGCCTATGACTACGTCCAGAAACTCGAAGTGGCTGGCCTAGTGGGGAAAACCTGTGACCAGCGCCCGTATGAATACGACGGTGAATCTCTCTCGCTGACGCTCTCAACGGATGGCGAAACGCAGACGATCACGCCGGCGCTCATCGCTGCTGTCGCCCGTCGCGATAAAAACGAAGATATCGACGTCTACATCGAGCGCCACGGCCTCGACGGCCTTGCTGTCGCCCTCGAATACGCCGAGGAATACGTTGATGGAACCGTCACCCATCGGATTGCGGCCCGTGAACTCGATCTCTCTCCCCTCGAGGCCGAAATCATCCTCCAGGCGCTCGAACCGGTCGCCACAGAGTACGCCGACGCTGCTGTATGA